A genomic stretch from Longimicrobium terrae includes:
- a CDS encoding DUF5694 domain-containing protein, translating to MMRPAPLRSRGLPALLLVLFAARAQAQAPAAPSSARPQVMVLGTPHWDNPGMDYNNPTVDDVLAPRRQAEMEALVAAIAEFRPTRIALEAEPAYDSLWNARYQQYRTGSHTLGRDEREQIGLRLAARLNHPRVYTVDYQHGMDIDGVMAFATRNGQGHVAQRMGTEIQAIVAGMDSTIRTSTLGEVVRVNNGAMMDSLEAKYLLFVPVGRDTVYPGAEMVAGWYERNLKIFANITRVAQPGERVLVIMGSGHGPLLRRFVDESPDYDLVRADPYLERFRTPTLR from the coding sequence ATGATGCGTCCCGCTCCGCTCCGTTCGCGCGGCCTGCCCGCGCTGCTCCTCGTTCTCTTTGCCGCGCGTGCCCAGGCGCAGGCCCCCGCCGCTCCGTCTTCCGCGCGGCCGCAGGTCATGGTGCTGGGCACCCCGCACTGGGACAATCCGGGGATGGACTACAACAATCCCACGGTGGACGACGTGCTCGCGCCGCGCCGGCAGGCGGAGATGGAGGCCCTGGTCGCCGCCATCGCCGAGTTCCGTCCCACGCGCATCGCGCTGGAGGCCGAGCCCGCGTACGACAGCCTGTGGAACGCCCGTTATCAACAGTACCGCACCGGGTCGCACACGCTCGGACGCGACGAGCGCGAGCAGATCGGGCTGCGGCTGGCGGCCCGCCTCAACCATCCCCGCGTGTACACGGTGGATTACCAGCACGGGATGGACATCGACGGCGTGATGGCCTTTGCCACCCGCAATGGCCAGGGCCACGTGGCGCAGCGGATGGGCACCGAGATCCAGGCGATCGTCGCGGGAATGGACAGCACCATCCGCACCTCCACGCTGGGCGAGGTGGTGCGGGTGAACAACGGGGCGATGATGGATTCACTGGAAGCGAAGTACCTGCTGTTCGTCCCCGTCGGCCGCGACACCGTCTATCCCGGGGCGGAGATGGTAGCCGGATGGTACGAGCGGAATCTGAAGATCTTCGCCAACATCACCCGGGTGGCGCAGCCCGGCGAGCGCGTGCTGGTGATCATGGGCTCGGGGCACGGACCGCTGCTGCGCCGCTTTGTGGACGAGTCGCCGGACTACGACCTGGTCCGCGCGGATCCGTACCTGGAGCGCTTCCGGACGCCCACCCTGCGGTGA
- a CDS encoding DUF427 domain-containing protein, protein MAKATWNGTVIAESDRFEVVEGNVYFPPESIRAEHFKPTDTHTVCGWKGTASYYSVVVDGEENKDAAWYYPEPKDAAANIRDHVAFWKGVTIEK, encoded by the coding sequence ATGGCAAAGGCAACGTGGAACGGCACTGTGATCGCGGAAAGCGACCGGTTCGAAGTCGTGGAGGGGAATGTCTATTTTCCGCCGGAGTCGATCCGCGCGGAGCACTTCAAGCCCACCGACACGCATACCGTCTGCGGCTGGAAGGGGACGGCGAGCTACTACAGCGTCGTGGTGGACGGGGAGGAAAACAAGGATGCGGCCTGGTACTACCCGGAACCGAAGGACGCAGCGGCCAACATTCGCGACCATGTCGCCTTCTGGAAGGGCGTCACGATAGAAAAGTAG
- a CDS encoding sigma-70 family RNA polymerase sigma factor, whose protein sequence is MKNDDTTTQRKGARRRKRSAPSLDGGFGVAAEDQSSLDQYLKEVSTHSLLTPAQEVELGRRSQVGDEQAVAELVRANLRFVISVAKKYQNRGVSLADLIQEGNVGLVTAARKFDPEQGVKFISYAVWWIRQAILSALANQGRSVRVPLNRASDLAKIFRERERLKQELRRDPTPQELGEATGLSVDIVESLQTLNAAEIRLDAPIGDSDDSQLMDRFVADSAIETEDEVEERLLSERIDKALGTLQPRDAKVLKLYFGLEGGREHTLEEIGDILGVTRERIRQLRDRALKRLREGEMGEALASFAA, encoded by the coding sequence GTGAAGAACGACGACACGACCACGCAGCGAAAGGGAGCCCGCCGCCGCAAGCGGTCGGCACCCAGCCTGGACGGGGGCTTCGGCGTAGCGGCCGAAGACCAGTCCAGTCTTGACCAGTACCTCAAGGAGGTCAGCACCCACTCGCTGCTGACCCCCGCGCAGGAAGTGGAGCTGGGCAGGCGCTCGCAGGTGGGCGACGAGCAGGCAGTCGCCGAGCTGGTGCGCGCCAACCTGCGCTTCGTGATCTCGGTGGCCAAGAAGTACCAGAACCGCGGCGTCTCCCTGGCTGACCTCATCCAGGAAGGCAACGTGGGCCTGGTGACGGCCGCGCGGAAGTTTGATCCGGAGCAGGGCGTAAAGTTCATTTCCTACGCCGTGTGGTGGATCCGGCAGGCCATTCTGTCGGCCCTGGCCAACCAGGGGCGCAGCGTGCGCGTGCCGCTCAACCGCGCCAGCGACCTTGCCAAGATCTTTCGCGAGCGCGAGCGGCTCAAGCAGGAGCTTCGGCGCGATCCCACGCCGCAGGAACTGGGCGAAGCCACGGGCCTGTCCGTGGACATCGTCGAGAGCCTGCAGACGCTGAACGCGGCCGAGATCCGCCTGGACGCCCCCATCGGCGACAGCGACGACAGCCAGCTGATGGACCGCTTCGTGGCGGATTCCGCCATCGAAACGGAGGACGAGGTCGAGGAGCGGCTGCTTTCCGAGCGCATCGACAAGGCGCTGGGCACGCTGCAGCCGCGCGACGCCAAGGTGCTCAAGCTGTACTTCGGCCTGGAAGGCGGACGCGAGCACACCCTGGAAGAGATCGGCGACATCCTGGGCGTGACGCGCGAACGCATCCGCCAGCTTCGCGACCGCGCGCTCAAGCGGCTGCGCGAGGGCGAGATGGGCGAAGCGCTGGCCTCCTTCGCCGCGTAA
- a CDS encoding diacylglycerol/lipid kinase family protein: MPINRFFVILNATAGRGAAAAFGPRLREELEAAGVEHLIVQTQRRGHAAELAESAARAGWPAVVAVGGDGTVHEVVNGLMRAAGDGPSTPLGIIAVGSGNDFAKLAGVPANSMAALARLSVAEPRAVDVGSVNGQWFSNGVGIGLDAQVAIEVDRRRRFRGMAMYLNALARVLRAFRPRRMRLELDGVLVSDLPMTLVTIANGGRHGGGFWICPDARIDDGALDICACDALGTAGILRFLPRVMRGTHVGASCVHMHQARRVRITSSDPLPVHADGEIIAEDARELDIVIHPGRLRVLV; the protein is encoded by the coding sequence ATGCCCATCAACCGCTTCTTCGTCATCCTGAACGCCACCGCCGGCCGGGGCGCCGCCGCTGCGTTCGGACCGCGCCTTCGTGAGGAGCTGGAAGCCGCGGGGGTGGAGCACCTGATTGTGCAGACGCAGCGGCGGGGGCATGCCGCGGAACTGGCGGAAAGCGCGGCGCGCGCCGGCTGGCCCGCCGTGGTGGCCGTGGGCGGCGACGGCACCGTGCACGAGGTGGTGAACGGCCTCATGCGCGCCGCGGGGGACGGGCCTTCCACGCCGCTGGGGATCATTGCCGTGGGGAGCGGAAACGACTTCGCCAAGCTCGCGGGCGTCCCCGCGAACTCCATGGCCGCCCTGGCCCGGCTGTCCGTCGCGGAGCCCCGGGCGGTGGACGTGGGCTCGGTGAACGGGCAGTGGTTCAGCAACGGCGTGGGGATCGGGCTGGATGCGCAGGTCGCCATCGAGGTGGACCGGCGCCGGCGGTTTCGCGGGATGGCGATGTACCTGAACGCCCTGGCGCGCGTGCTGCGCGCCTTTCGCCCGCGCCGCATGCGGCTGGAACTGGATGGCGTGCTCGTCTCCGACCTGCCGATGACGCTGGTGACCATCGCTAACGGCGGGCGCCATGGCGGCGGATTCTGGATCTGCCCCGACGCGCGGATCGACGACGGCGCGCTGGACATCTGCGCCTGCGATGCGCTGGGCACGGCGGGCATTCTGCGCTTTCTGCCCCGCGTGATGCGCGGCACGCACGTGGGCGCGTCGTGCGTGCACATGCACCAGGCCCGGCGCGTCCGCATCACCAGTTCCGACCCGCTCCCCGTGCACGCGGACGGCGAAATCATCGCCGAAGACGCCCGCGAGCTGGATATCGTGATCCACCCCGGCCGCCTGCGCGTACTGGTGTAA
- a CDS encoding DMT family transporter, producing MGTLFVTVAAVLWGLMGPVTRIALAEGLTPLEIAFWRGMLAGGLFAVHAVVIQRPWLQKRDVPMVIAFGLTGVAGLLATYSLAVEAGGAALAAILLYTAPVWVALFSVLFLAERMTGRKLAALALATLGVAGIALSTGGGSIRLTAAGLGWGLASGLAYALYYLFGKRYFERYATATLFMYALPAAALLILPAVRFHPKSAAAWGALAFLAIVPTYTSYVFYSAGLKRIEATRAATVATIEPVVAAFAAFLMWNERLSAAGYACAALVLFGVLLTAAADRPAETATEPPHP from the coding sequence ATGGGAACCCTGTTCGTCACCGTCGCCGCCGTCCTCTGGGGGCTGATGGGCCCCGTGACCCGCATCGCCCTCGCCGAAGGGCTGACGCCGCTGGAGATTGCGTTCTGGCGCGGCATGCTGGCGGGCGGCCTGTTCGCCGTGCACGCCGTCGTCATCCAGCGCCCGTGGCTGCAGAAGCGTGACGTGCCGATGGTGATCGCGTTCGGGCTGACGGGCGTGGCGGGGCTGCTGGCCACATACTCGCTCGCGGTGGAGGCCGGCGGCGCGGCCCTCGCCGCCATCCTGCTGTACACCGCGCCGGTGTGGGTCGCCCTGTTCTCCGTCCTTTTCCTCGCCGAGCGGATGACAGGGCGCAAGCTGGCCGCGCTCGCCCTGGCCACGCTGGGGGTGGCGGGAATCGCGCTGTCCACCGGCGGCGGAAGCATCCGCCTGACCGCCGCGGGGCTGGGGTGGGGACTGGCCTCCGGCTTGGCGTACGCGCTGTACTACCTGTTCGGCAAGCGCTACTTCGAGCGGTACGCGACGGCGACGCTCTTCATGTACGCGCTGCCCGCCGCGGCACTCCTCATCCTTCCCGCCGTGCGCTTTCATCCCAAATCAGCGGCGGCGTGGGGCGCGCTCGCCTTTCTCGCCATCGTCCCCACCTACACGTCGTACGTTTTCTACAGCGCGGGGTTGAAGCGGATCGAGGCGACGCGCGCCGCCACGGTGGCGACCATTGAACCCGTCGTCGCCGCCTTTGCCGCCTTCCTGATGTGGAACGAGCGGCTGAGCGCGGCCGGGTACGCCTGCGCGGCGCTGGTGCTGTTCGGCGTGCTGCTTACCGCCGCGGCAGACCGGCCCGCGGAGACGGCGACCGAGCCGCCGCATCCCTGA
- a CDS encoding VIT and vWA domain-containing protein has protein sequence MLPRLLLAALLAGAVSAPLAAQGVIIPGECNDCRPWTPGRPAGIPVESVTFETTVEGQVATTHVTQVFRNETGRVMEGTYLFPLPGEASITEFAIWDGDRRLAGEVRPRAEARRIYEDIVRRVRDPGLLEYAGQNLFQARIFPIPARGTKKLELTYTQVLRAENGSVGYRYPLGVGRNASPVERLEGTVRINARSGLRAVYSPTHDVDVRREGGRAATVRFTRGARTEQRDFQLFYTLSEVEVGLSLFTYREPGKDGFFLLLLSPDNESQRREYPAKDVVFVLDVSGSMTDEGKMEKARRALTYGVRGLNPGDRYNIIAFSGETRLMETGLIAADRAGIARGVAFVAGLQARGGTNINDALIEALGQFPATGTRPRMLVFMTDGLPTVSETNVERIVANVTRARRPGLRLFTFGVGYDVNTRLLDRVAAENGGTADYVAPEEDLEVKVSGFFDKVNHPVLTNLALDLGAVRTDLVYPRALPDLFKGTQIALVGRYRNDRDLSAITARLTGNASPTQTFTYPGLRFPLRDERHEFLPRLWATRRVGWLMEQIRSYGENRELVDEVTDLGTRYGIVTPYTSFLALEPGAGERGQVGLDQVSVTGAPVRRRDGQAPPPPPPPPPAMVPAPVAASGQGAVEASRSSRAQQEALNLDEVVVTGMSGGTAAKAAVQRVGTRTFREMDGEWRDTEITDSTRLAETAVVFGSDEYYALIRRIPELGRYFALGTRVAVIHEGRVYRVRER, from the coding sequence ATGCTTCCTCGATTGCTGCTGGCCGCCCTTCTGGCCGGCGCGGTGTCCGCGCCGCTCGCCGCGCAGGGCGTCATCATCCCCGGCGAATGCAACGACTGCCGCCCGTGGACGCCGGGCCGTCCCGCCGGCATCCCCGTAGAATCCGTCACGTTCGAGACTACGGTAGAGGGCCAGGTCGCCACCACGCACGTGACGCAGGTGTTCCGCAACGAGACGGGGAGGGTGATGGAGGGCACCTACCTTTTCCCGCTGCCGGGCGAGGCATCCATCACCGAGTTCGCCATCTGGGACGGTGACCGGCGCCTGGCGGGAGAGGTGCGGCCCCGCGCGGAGGCGCGGCGCATCTACGAAGACATCGTACGCCGCGTGCGCGACCCCGGCCTGCTGGAATACGCGGGGCAGAACCTGTTTCAGGCCCGCATCTTTCCCATCCCGGCGCGCGGCACCAAGAAGCTGGAGCTGACGTACACGCAGGTGCTGCGGGCGGAAAACGGGAGCGTGGGCTACCGGTACCCGCTGGGCGTGGGCCGCAACGCCTCGCCCGTGGAGCGGCTGGAGGGCACGGTGCGCATCAACGCGCGGAGCGGCCTGCGCGCGGTGTACTCGCCCACGCACGACGTGGATGTGCGGCGCGAGGGCGGGCGCGCGGCGACCGTGCGCTTCACCCGCGGCGCGCGGACGGAGCAGCGCGACTTTCAGCTCTTCTACACGCTTTCGGAGGTGGAAGTCGGCCTGTCGCTCTTTACGTACCGCGAGCCCGGCAAGGACGGCTTCTTTCTCCTGCTGCTGTCGCCGGATAACGAATCGCAGCGGCGCGAGTATCCGGCCAAGGACGTCGTCTTCGTGCTGGACGTAAGCGGGTCGATGACGGATGAGGGGAAGATGGAAAAGGCCCGGCGCGCGCTGACGTACGGCGTGCGCGGGCTGAACCCGGGAGACCGCTACAACATCATCGCGTTTTCCGGCGAGACGCGGCTGATGGAAACGGGGCTGATCGCGGCGGACCGGGCCGGCATCGCGCGGGGCGTGGCGTTCGTGGCGGGGCTGCAGGCGCGCGGCGGAACCAACATCAACGATGCGCTGATCGAGGCGCTGGGCCAGTTTCCCGCGACGGGCACGCGGCCGCGCATGCTGGTGTTCATGACGGACGGCCTGCCCACGGTGAGCGAGACCAACGTGGAGCGCATCGTGGCCAACGTGACCCGCGCGCGCCGGCCGGGGCTGCGGCTGTTCACATTCGGCGTGGGGTACGACGTCAACACGCGGCTGCTTGACCGCGTGGCGGCGGAAAACGGCGGCACGGCGGACTACGTGGCGCCCGAGGAGGACCTGGAGGTCAAGGTGTCCGGCTTCTTCGACAAGGTGAACCACCCGGTTCTCACCAACCTGGCGCTGGACCTGGGCGCGGTGCGCACGGACCTGGTGTATCCGCGCGCGCTGCCGGACCTGTTCAAGGGAACGCAGATCGCGCTGGTGGGGCGCTACCGCAACGACCGCGACCTGAGCGCCATCACCGCGCGCCTGACGGGAAACGCGTCGCCCACGCAGACCTTCACCTATCCCGGGCTGCGCTTTCCGCTGCGCGACGAACGCCACGAGTTTCTGCCGCGCCTGTGGGCCACGCGGCGCGTGGGCTGGCTGATGGAGCAGATCCGCAGCTACGGCGAAAACCGCGAACTGGTGGACGAGGTGACGGACCTGGGAACGCGCTACGGCATCGTCACGCCGTACACCTCGTTCCTGGCGCTGGAGCCGGGGGCGGGGGAACGGGGGCAGGTGGGGCTGGACCAGGTTTCGGTCACGGGTGCCCCGGTGCGGCGCCGCGACGGGCAGGCGCCGCCTCCTCCTCCTCCTCCTCCGCCGGCCATGGTCCCCGCGCCGGTGGCCGCCAGCGGGCAGGGCGCGGTGGAGGCCAGCCGCTCCAGCCGCGCCCAGCAGGAGGCGCTGAACCTGGACGAGGTCGTCGTCACGGGAATGTCGGGCGGCACGGCGGCCAAGGCGGCGGTGCAGCGCGTGGGCACCCGCACCTTCCGCGAGATGGATGGCGAGTGGCGGGACACGGAGATCACGGACAGCACGCGGCTGGCGGAAACCGCGGTGGTCTTCGGCTCGGATGAGTACTACGCGCTGATCCGGCGGATTCCGGAGCTGGGGCGGTACTTTGCGCTCGGCACGCGGGTCGCGGTCATCCACGAAGGCCGCGTCTACCGCGTCCGCGAGCGCTGA